The Planctomycetia bacterium genome segment CTCGGGATTCTGCGCACACGGCCCGCCCGCGATCACCAACGGGTGCGCAAGCGTCCGCTCGTCGTTGTGCAACGGGATACCGCCCAGATCGAGCACGGTCAGCAGGTTCGTATAGCAGTTTTCGTACTGCAACGTGAACCCCACGACGTCGAACTCCACGAGCGGCGTGAAATTCTCCAAGCTGTAAAGCGGCGTCCCGGTCCGCCGCAGCTCGCGTTCCATGTCGACCCACGGGGCGAACGCCCGTTCGCAGGCCCAATCGGCCCGGTCGTTCATCAACGTGTACAACACCTGCAAGCCATGATGGCTCATCCCGATCGTATACCGATCCGGAAATACCAGGCACAACCGCCCGCGCACGTCGCCGTACTCCTTGCGAACGGCATTCAACTCCCCCCCCAAATACTGCGCCGGCCCCTCGACATGCGGGAGGAGGTGCGCGGTGACCTGGGTTTTGAGGGGGAGGTTGAGCATGGGTTTGCTATTGTACCTAAGATCATACGTGATGGTCTGTTTGCGTTATAGGCGACGCCAAGTGCGGGAGTGACTATGGGACGAGTCCGATTTCCTAACTCCGCGGTTAGTTTCGGCTATAATTGGGTCAGAACCACGCCGACTCCTCAGCGGTTGTCGAGATAAAAATGTCCATAACCTTTGATTTGCCGGAAGACGTCGAAGCCCAGCTGCGACGCGAACTGGGCGATCTTGACCAGGCGGCGAAAGAGGCCGCGCTTGTCGAACTTTATCGCCAGGGGAAGCTATCGCACGGGCGGTTTGCCGAGTCGCTTGGTATTTCGCGGTATGAGGCGGACGGCGTGCTCAAGCGCCACAACGTGACCGAGGATCTGGTCACAATGGCGGAACTGGATGAGCAGATTGCCGATTTTCGCGAGTTGCTAGGCGAATGATTTGGCGTCTCGTCGCAGCGCCGGGTGCCTGGGGCAGGGGCACTGAAATGCCGGTCCAGCAACGTCCGACGCGCTGGGGCTTCGATGAACTGCCTTGCCAACCGCGACGATGCCCCAGCCGCTTTGGCGCCATAACCGTTTCTCAAGTGCCCCAGCCCCAGGCACCCATCTCGTATCGTTTGCAGCGATGCGCAAATACTACACGTCGATTGACCGCGCGCTCAAATCCGCCGGTCCTTCAACGCTGCCCAGAAAACCAAGTCGCACCATGGCATCGTAGGCGTTTTCGCCCGGCTTGATGCGTCGCGGATTGCGCTTCTCGGCCAGCGTTAGCGCCTCATCGAGGGCGGCATCCCACGGAGTGCCGAGATTGTCGGCCAGCCGGGCGATGCGAGCACGCTGGTCGGGCGTCAACTCAATGTTTTCCGGTGCGGTAGCCACAGATCTATTCTATCGGGGCGAAAACGCCCACGCTATCTCAACGCCCATGCTAGCTCGTTTTTTCTTCCCTGCGCCGGGTGCCTGGGGCAGGGGCGCTGGCTTCGCGGTCGCCATGGTCCAACGAGCTGGGGCTTCATTGAATTTGTCAACAATCCGCCACTATGCCCCAGCTGCAATCGGAAGACTACCGTTTCTCAATCGCCCCAGCCCCAGGTGCCCGCGCGCCAAGGAATTTGGGACGTTTCCGAATCAAATGTACTGATCGACCGAGTTGATCCCGTTACCTGCGCACCGTACATTCAATGACTCGAACCAGCGAATGACGGGTGCAGAGCGTAACGCATGGGACCTGGCGAACTCGAATCCGGCGTGACCATCGGCGATTTTCGCATCGAGCGCCGACTGGGCGCCGGCGGAATGGGCGTCGTCTATCTCGCTAAACAGCTTTCGCTCCAACGTTCGGTCGCGCTCAAAGTGCTGGGGCCGGCCTTGGAGCAAGGCGAGTACATCGCCCGTTTTCGCCGCGAAGCGCAGGCCGCGGCCCGCTTGATGCATGCCGGAATCGCGCAGGTGTATTTCGTCGGCCAAGACGAGCAGGCCTGCTTCATGGCGATGGAGTTCGTCGACGGCGTCACCCTCCGGCATGTCATCAATCGCATGATTGCCGCGAGCGACGCTCCGGACACGATCGACGAAGCCGCCCAGCAGCCGGAGGCGGCTCGGGCGCTGGCGATTCGATTCGACTGGGACGCCTCCACGGAAGTGGAGCAAGTGGAGGACTCGGCAAATCCGTTCTTCTCCGGCAAAAGACACACGCCAAAGACTTTGAAGGACACAAAGCTAAGCGGGCTGCATGTCCGCCGCGCAAGTGAACTTGTCCGGGAAGCGGCGCTCGCCCTGGAACACGCGCACGATCATGGAGTCATCCACCGCGACGTCAAACCGGACAACATCATGGTCGATCGCGCCGGGCACATTCGCATCGTGGATTTCGGCGTCGCACGTTTCTTCGACGATCGGTCGTTAACGCTGACCGGCCAATTGGTCGGGACGCCCATGTACATGAGCCCCGAGCAAGTGACCGGCCGGCTGGATCTCGATCAGCGAACCGATGTCTACTCATTAGGCCTGGTGCTGTACGAACTACTGGCGCTGGCCAATCCCATCGTGGCGCCTTCCCGCGAAGGCGTGCTTCGACAAATCGTCGCCAAACCGCTGTTGCCGGTCTCCTGGAAGAATCGAACCGTCCCACGTGGCCTGGAGGCGATTGTCCACAAGGCGACCGCCAAGGATCCCGACGATCGCTACCAGCGGGCGGCCGACCTGGCTGCCGATCTCCATCGGTTTCTCGCCGCGCAGCCCGTCGTCGCCGAGCCGTATCGCTATCGGTACGACCCGCGAGACATACTCGCCAAGCGCCCTAACGCCGTACTGGCGGCGGCCTCCATCTTGTTCGCCGCTGCGCTGTGCATGATTGCGCTCATGGCGCCGGGGCAGATTTTTGTCACTTTGGCCGTCGAACTGCCCGGGCAGCCAGCGCCGGATCGAAACGTTGTCTGGCTGACAACTGCGGCGATAGTAGCCACGGGCGCGATTGTCGGGGCCTTGGGCTGGGGAGTGTTGATGGGACGCAACATAGCGCGCTGGCTCGCCATCGGGCTCTGCGCGATCTACGGATTCGTGATGAGTTGGATGGCGATCACTCTATTGCATTTCGCCGACGACACAAAGGAACTTGAGCTGACCGCGCAATCCTTTCTGTTAGCGACCATCCTATTGCCCACGATCCTCTTAGCGGTGACGGCGCTTGCGCTGCTGTTCACGCGACCGGCGCGGGAATGGTTCCGCTTGGCGCGTCAATCGCGACGGGAGTACAAGGCCATGCGCAACGCGACACGTCAATAGGAGGCACGAATCATCCGAGACGCTCCAGCGTACTTCACAGCTATTCCTCCCTGCGCAGTTCCCCAATCTGTTTCATCGCCTCGGTGAACTGCGCCTGCAAGACCAGGAATCGGCGCTTGTCGCCGCCGCGGTCAGGGTGGAGCATTTTCACTTTCTCGCGGTAGGCGCTCATCAACTCCTCTTCGGTGCATGGAATCTGCAGCCCGAACACCGCCAGGCAGCGCGGGGTTTCCGGCAGCGCCCAGCGCGGCGTGGAATAGAGTTGCGAGGCGACTCGAATCAACGCGCGATTCAACGACCGCAAGTAACGGCGAATATCGAGCGCGAGAAAGACGTAGCCCAACGCCGGCAACGAAATCGCCGCGACAACAAACAACAACACCGTCGCGGCGTCAAACGCAGTCGGCCAGTGGTGAAACGAATTCGCGAGAGGCATGAGAAAAGTCAGCGCTGAGAGTTCACCACGGAGTCACGGAGGGGTCGAAAACCAATTGAACCCAGGAGGCGCTTGGTCGGAGAGAAAAGAGGAGAGGAGGAGTTTCGCGAGTGACGCATAGTGTATGGACTTGTGTAGGCGATCTACTACCTACTCCACCTACTCTCTCACCCACAGAAATCTTCAAACCTTATACCCCATCACGCCGTCATCATCATTTTCCCACAGCGCCGCCAAACATCCCAGTGTGCGGCGGCGGGACATCGTGAGGAAAAGTCTGCCAAGCGAAAGGTCCGGCGGCGTCGCATGGCCGTCGTGCGGGTCGTGGCACAGTTCAGCGTCGAGGCGATTGAGTACGCAACTGGAAACGTACAACTCCGCCGCGGCGTCGGCGATGCGGGCGAGTTGCAACTGCTGATCGACGATGCCTTCCTGATATTTTCGCAGCAGCTTTTCGACCTGACCGCCAAAGCGGCCGATCAACGCGCCAAGTTGCTCCGCGTCCTCGCGCAGTTCCGCGGCGCGAACTTCGACCGGCGGCGCGGCGAGCATACTGCCCAGGCGGCGCGAAGCGAACCCGCCCAATCGCGTGAGATTGCCGAGTGGGTTCAACAGCGCGTCGACCACACCTTTTAGCTCTAACCCGACGTCGCGCATCCCAACCAGCGCGCTAAAGACTCGCAACACGTCATTCGCGCCTTCGCCGATCTGGTTGATCCGCGCGTCGCGGAGCATCCGCTCCAGCGGTTGATCGGTGAAGTACGCCTTGCCGCCGTAAATCTGGAAGGCATCGTTGACGATCGTCCACAGCACCTCGGTGGAGAAGACCTTTAACAGCGCCGTTTCGATCATGTAATCGTCGTCGCCGGAATCGATCAGCGCCGCGGTCTGATACGTGGCGCTCTCGATGCCATAAATTCCCGCTGCCATGTTGGCGAGTTTGTGGCGCACCAATTCGAACGAATCCAAAGTTTCACCGAATTGCACCCGCTGCGCCGCATGCGCGGAGGCCAGTTCCAGGCATTTCTTCGCCGCGCCGGCGCAACTCGCGCCAAACGTCGTCCGGCCGAAGTCGAGCACCGTCAGCGCGACTTTTAATCCTTTGCCGAGTTGCCCAAGCACATTCTCTTTCGGGACAAACATCTCGCGGAACGCGAGCCGCGAAGTTGCCGTGCCGCGGACGCCCAGTTTCGACATCCGTTCTTCGACGACCTGAAAACCCGGCATGTCCGGCGTGACCAGGAACGCGGTGACCTTGGTTTCCTTTCCTTTGCCGGCCGGCGTTCGTGCCATCACGGTCAACACGCTGGCCACGCCGCCGTTGGTAATCCAGCGCTTCTCGCCGTTCAGTACGTAACCGCGCCCATCCGGCGTCGGCGTCGCGGTCGTCTGCACGTTGCCGGCGTCGCTCCCGGCTTCCGGCTCCGTGAGAGCAAAGGCGCTCAACCACTCGCCGGTCGCGAGCTTCGGCAACCACTTCGTTTTTTGTTCCTCATTGCCGAACAGCACAATCGCCCGTGGGCCAATTGAGTGATGCGCATTCACAAACAGCGCCGTGCTGCCGCAGTGATGCCCCAGCACCTCGATCAGCCGGCAATAAGAAGACTGCGAAAGCCCACGTCCGCCGGACTCCAACGGTAGGCATGCCCCCAGCACGCCGAGATCCCCGAGCCCGCGAATCACCTGGTCGGGAATCCGCGCCTCGCGATCAATCGCCGCCGCGTCGATCGCTCGGTCGCAGAACGAGCGCAATTCGGCCGCTTGTTGGCCGACGGCGTCCGCAGCGCGGAATTTCGGATACGCCGCCAACCGGGCCGCCAGATGCCGCCCGAAAAACAGGCCTTTCACGAAGCCCACCCGGGCCAGGCTGTCGCCCAGCAATTCCTCCGCTTCGGCCATCTGTTTTTCGCGAGCTGTTTGCGCCACAAGTACGTCCCCGCCTGGTGATTGCTGACCGAGAGCCGCTTACCGTGACGCCTGGAAGGCGACGTGGCAAGACCAACACCCAAGTGTATTACGCAGGGCGACCGGAATCTGTCGGGCGCCGACGAGACAATTGAGGCAAGATTAAATATCCCCCGTTATGGGTACCAAGGATTGCAATTTCGTTTTCGTTTGACTTATGATGCAAGTGCCAGGGACGCCGAACGCCTCGTGAATGAGGGGAATCGCTATGCAAACCGCATTGGACGCGCGGACCATCGCCGCGCAAACCCTGCTGGAGCACCGGACGCTGGAGTACGTCAAGCAGGCCCTTCGCGTCACCGTCCATTGGGATCTGGACAGCGTCGGGGCGGACCGCAAGCTCTCCAGCGTGCGATTCATCGCCGAATCGCTCCAAAGGCACCTGCTCCGCCTGATGGAATTGGAAGAATCCGGCGGCTATATGCAGGCCGTCGTCGAGGAAAAACCGCATCTGGCGGATCAAATTGTCCGGCTGCGGGCGGACCATGAAGTTTTTCGTCGCCAGTTGGCCGGCTTGCCAATTTGCCAGCCCCAAGTGGACGAATTGGCAGACGAAACGCTGTCGCATGCCAATCCGGCCCTGCTCGCCTTCCTGGATAAGCTGGACGAGCACGACCGCCGGGAGACGAATTTGATCCAGATCGCCTTCTGCGAAGACGATGGTGGTGAAGGCTGACCTGGCCCCGGCCGTCCGAGCGAATTCCGACGCCATCGGCCCTCTTCGTCGCCGCCGACTGTGTTATAATTTTCACAATGTCGGCGTCCGCCCGGCGTTTTGCCCTCCGTGAGTTCGCAGCAAGGGTCGACCCATGGCCAAGCAAGGGCCGCGCAAGAAGGTTCCCAAAGAGTTGGCGGTGATCAACGCCGACAATTGCACCGGCTGCGAGGCCTGCCTCGAGGTCTGCCCGGTCGATTGCATCATCAAGATCCAGCAATTCGACGGCATGCCCAACATGCAGAGCTTCTGCCAGATCGACCTGGAGCGCTGCGTCGGCTGCGAAGTCTGCGTGCATATCCCGCAGAAGAAAACGAATCCGTACGAACTGACCGTTTGCCCTTGGAACGCGATCGAAATGGTGCCGACGGAAACCGTCGCGCAAGTCGTGGCCCAGATCGGCGGCCCGCCGGCCTATATCCACGAGCACTGGGACGAGTTGGTCGGCACCGCGCAACACCTCGCGGAACTGCGAGCAGGCGCCTGATCGGATTGCTGGCGGACGCGGAACTCAGCTGGAAAACAAAAAAGGCCGCGACAAGGAAACTTGTCGCGGCCTTGCTCGTTGAATTCGTCCTCAAATGCGGCGCGAATTGCGTTTCGCTAAGCCATTCGCCAGCTCGCCCAACGCCAGGTCGGAGACCGGCGTGAACAGCACGTCCTGCGAACGATCGGCCGTGACGGTTTCCAACACGTGGTCCGTAGCTGCGATGGCATTGCTGGCCGTCGTGGCCGACGGACGCGAGTTGATGAAGTTGATGATCTGCACAATGTCCACCGCCGAGACATTTCCATCGCCGCTGACATCGTAGTACGGCGGCGGCGAATTCCCCGGCCCCGGCGCCGGCAATGGATGCGGGCCCGAGCGATTCAACTCGTTGACGATCAACAGCACGTCAAGTCCGGAGACCTTCAGGTCGTTGTTGACGTCGTACTTATCGCGCGGATTCTGCCACGGCGGGGGCGGCGCTAATCCGGTGCCCTGGATGGCGTATTCGTAGGTCGCGCCGGATTCAAACTCGATCGACACGATCGCGGTCCGCAATCCCGGGGCGCTGGGA includes the following:
- a CDS encoding serine/threonine-protein kinase encodes the protein MGPGELESGVTIGDFRIERRLGAGGMGVVYLAKQLSLQRSVALKVLGPALEQGEYIARFRREAQAAARLMHAGIAQVYFVGQDEQACFMAMEFVDGVTLRHVINRMIAASDAPDTIDEAAQQPEAARALAIRFDWDASTEVEQVEDSANPFFSGKRHTPKTLKDTKLSGLHVRRASELVREAALALEHAHDHGVIHRDVKPDNIMVDRAGHIRIVDFGVARFFDDRSLTLTGQLVGTPMYMSPEQVTGRLDLDQRTDVYSLGLVLYELLALANPIVAPSREGVLRQIVAKPLLPVSWKNRTVPRGLEAIVHKATAKDPDDRYQRAADLAADLHRFLAAQPVVAEPYRYRYDPRDILAKRPNAVLAAASILFAAALCMIALMAPGQIFVTLAVELPGQPAPDRNVVWLTTAAIVATGAIVGALGWGVLMGRNIARWLAIGLCAIYGFVMSWMAITLLHFADDTKELELTAQSFLLATILLPTILLAVTALALLFTRPAREWFRLARQSRREYKAMRNATRQ
- a CDS encoding acyl-CoA dehydrogenase family protein, whose amino-acid sequence is MAQTAREKQMAEAEELLGDSLARVGFVKGLFFGRHLAARLAAYPKFRAADAVGQQAAELRSFCDRAIDAAAIDREARIPDQVIRGLGDLGVLGACLPLESGGRGLSQSSYCRLIEVLGHHCGSTALFVNAHHSIGPRAIVLFGNEEQKTKWLPKLATGEWLSAFALTEPEAGSDAGNVQTTATPTPDGRGYVLNGEKRWITNGGVASVLTVMARTPAGKGKETKVTAFLVTPDMPGFQVVEERMSKLGVRGTATSRLAFREMFVPKENVLGQLGKGLKVALTVLDFGRTTFGASCAGAAKKCLELASAHAAQRVQFGETLDSFELVRHKLANMAAGIYGIESATYQTAALIDSGDDDYMIETALLKVFSTEVLWTIVNDAFQIYGGKAYFTDQPLERMLRDARINQIGEGANDVLRVFSALVGMRDVGLELKGVVDALLNPLGNLTRLGGFASRRLGSMLAAPPVEVRAAELREDAEQLGALIGRFGGQVEKLLRKYQEGIVDQQLQLARIADAAAELYVSSCVLNRLDAELCHDPHDGHATPPDLSLGRLFLTMSRRRTLGCLAALWENDDDGVMGYKV
- a CDS encoding J domain-containing protein, yielding MPLANSFHHWPTAFDAATVLLFVVAAISLPALGYVFLALDIRRYLRSLNRALIRVASQLYSTPRWALPETPRCLAVFGLQIPCTEEELMSAYREKVKMLHPDRGGDKRRFLVLQAQFTEAMKQIGELRREE
- a CDS encoding UPF0175 family protein, which gives rise to MSITFDLPEDVEAQLRRELGDLDQAAKEAALVELYRQGKLSHGRFAESLGISRYEADGVLKRHNVTEDLVTMAELDEQIADFRELLGE
- a CDS encoding 4Fe-4S binding protein; this encodes MAKQGPRKKVPKELAVINADNCTGCEACLEVCPVDCIIKIQQFDGMPNMQSFCQIDLERCVGCEVCVHIPQKKTNPYELTVCPWNAIEMVPTETVAQVVAQIGGPPAYIHEHWDELVGTAQHLAELRAGA